TACTTGTCACTCACTCAAGGCGATGTGTCACCCATTGCGTCTCCAGATCCTATGTACCCTGAGTAATACCGAGTGCAGTGTGCAGGAGATTGTCGATCTGGTGGGTACTTCGCAGAGCAACGTCTCTCAGCATCTGGCCATCCTTCGCGATAAGGGGATTTTGTCCTCGCGTAAGGATGCTAACCGAGTGTTTTATCGGGTGGAAGATGCGCGGACGCTGGCTCTGATCGAGATGATGCGCGAGGTTTTTTGCGACACCGCCCACTGATGTAAAAACTAAAATTTGTTGTATGCCGACTCATTGTTTGGTTGAAAGTTGCGGTGTTCGGATTGCCTTCGTCGCAGGTGAGGTTTCGGGAGACCTGCTCGGAGCGGGATTGATCGATGCCCTACGGGAATCGCTACCTGAAATATGTTGCGAGGGAGTCATTGGGCCACGTATGGCCGCAGCGGGTTGTGTAGGTGTTGCAGACATCGAACGTCTAGCGGTTATGGGATTGATTGAGGTACTGGGTCGATTACCGGAGCTACTGCAATTGCGTCGCCGCCTCGTCAAGCATTGGCGGATGCAGCCCCCCAATGTGTTCGTAGGTATCGATGCCCCCGACTTCACCCTGAGCCTGGAGCGACAACTACGGGCTCGTGGTATTCCCACCGTTCATTATGTGAGCCCGTCCGTGTGGGCGTGGCGTCCATGGCGTGTACGAAAGATTGCTCGTGCCGCTGACCTCGTTCTTACCCTGTTTCCCTTTGAGGTGGAGTTTTACGCTCGTCACGGTGTTGATGCTCGTTTCGTGGGTCATCCCTTGGCAGATGCCATCCCCCTCGAATCTGATCGCGTTGCCGCGCGCCGTGCGTTGGGGCTACCCGAGGAGGGCGAGATCGTTGCCCTATTGCCCGGTAGCCGTCGCAGTGAGCTTAATTTCCTCGCTACCGATTTCCTTGCCGCGGCGCAATGGTTGGTGGCGCGTCGCCCAGGGTTACGCTTTGTTTTACCCTTGGCTGCGGCTCATCTGCGCCCCCAATTGGAGCAAGCATTAACCAAAACTGGACAGGGATTGGTCTTGACCATCCTTGATGGCCATGCCCGAGAGGCCCTGACTGCCGCCGATGTGGTCCTGTTGGCCTCGGGGACTGCTGCCCTTGAGGCCCTATTAGTGGGGCGGCCCATGGTCGTGGCCTACCGCCTTACCCCTCTTTCCTATCGATTGATAAAACCCATGATGCGTGTTCCCTATTACTCCCTGCCCAACCATTTGATCGGTCGGCTCGTGGTGCCTGAATTAATCCAGGAGGCGGTCACCCCCGTAGCCTTGGGGCAGGCGATCCTGGACTATCTGGAGGACCCGATACGAGGGGCGGTCTTGGTTGAGGAGTTTCGTACCATTCATCGACAATTGCGGCAGGGTGCCAGCCGCAAGGCGGCTGAAGCCATTCGGGAATTGCTGGAAGTACGCTGTCACCTGCAAACGGGAAGGAATAGTTGATATGACGATGTGGATAGCTGGAGTCGACGAAGCGGGACGTGGTCCCTTGGCAGGTCCAGTGTATGCCGCTGCGGTCATTCTTGACCCAGCGCATCCCATTGCGGGACTAGCGGATTCCAAAAAACTCTCCCCGGCACGTCGTGAGATCTTGGCCGTGACCATTCGTGAGCGTGCGCTCGCCTATGCGGTAGCACGGGCCGAGGTTGAGGAGATTGATCGCCTGAATATCCTCCATGCCTCTCTGTTGGCCATGGTCCGTGCGGTGGTTGACCTGTCGATTGCGCCACAGCTCGTATTGGTGGACGGCAACCGTTGTCCTACCGGGCTACCGTGTCCGGCGCGGGCCATTGTAAAAGGGGACGCCACCGAACCCGCCATTAGTGCCGCTTCCATTCTCGCTAAGGTGGCGCGCGACGCTGTAATGCTGGACTTGGATGCTGCTTGGCCCGGCTACGATTTTGCCCGTCATAAGGGCTATCCCACCGCCGATCATTTGGCCGTCTTGGCACGTTTAGGACCCTGCCCAGAGCATCGGCGTTCCTTTGCCCCGGTGCGTGAAGTGCTCAGATGTGCTGCAACATTCCAGGAATGACAAAAGGTCTATCACAGGGCCGAAGGCCCGTTCCATGAATAAATGGAATCGATAATATAGGTTTTCAGCCCTTTGGTCTTGCGAATCTGGTTCCTGGGGCGTTGTCCCTGATGGTAGTAATGTGCTCCTGCGGGAGAAGAGAATAACTGAGTTATTCGTTTACCTGAACCTGCAACCCGAGTCCGTTGATTTTCTGTCCGATGTTTTCCAGCCACGCGCCCGATACGGCCGATAATCGCGGAGATTCCGCTTGCATCGCTGGACGGGCTAAACCATAGAGCAAAACGCCCCCGATGGGAATTTTCCTCTGCTGTACTTCCGCGAGTAAGTGCAGATAGGCCCGCTGTTCCGTTGCGGTCGGTGGTTGCCCATCGAAGGCAAAAAAGCAGGTTTGTATCCAGGTTGGGCAAAGATGGGCGCAGATTTCCAGATGGCGAAGTACGGCTGCGGAGGAAAGATTGATGTTGTTAATACGGCGGATTCCTTCCTCGGTAGCACTATCGATCTTAAACCAAACCTCCCCAGCTAATTTCGACCAATGGACTAACCCCCGTTGAATATCAGGTCGTGCCATCAAGCTGCCGTTACTAATAAGCACCCGTTTAACGGATCTGAGTGCATCAAACCTTGTGCAAACCTGATCGATAACATCAATGACGGCATCGAATTCTCGGCAAGTAGTGGGTTCACCGTTTCCAGAGATGGCAAGGTCACGAATAATCCGCTGCCCTTCTGGTAACGAGAATCGTTCATAAAAATCTCCGCTATC
The nucleotide sequence above comes from Gammaproteobacteria bacterium. Encoded proteins:
- a CDS encoding ArsR family transcriptional regulator, virulence genes transcriptional regulator; protein product: MTVTNHFSLFMQDEEINRTCHSLKAMCHPLRLQILCTLSNTECSVQEIVDLVGTSQSNVSQHLAILRDKGILSSRKDANRVFYRVEDARTLALIEMMREVFCDTAH
- the lpxB gene encoding lipid A disaccharide synthase — protein: MPTHCLVESCGVRIAFVAGEVSGDLLGAGLIDALRESLPEICCEGVIGPRMAAAGCVGVADIERLAVMGLIEVLGRLPELLQLRRRLVKHWRMQPPNVFVGIDAPDFTLSLERQLRARGIPTVHYVSPSVWAWRPWRVRKIARAADLVLTLFPFEVEFYARHGVDARFVGHPLADAIPLESDRVAARRALGLPEEGEIVALLPGSRRSELNFLATDFLAAAQWLVARRPGLRFVLPLAAAHLRPQLEQALTKTGQGLVLTILDGHAREALTAADVVLLASGTAALEALLVGRPMVVAYRLTPLSYRLIKPMMRVPYYSLPNHLIGRLVVPELIQEAVTPVALGQAILDYLEDPIRGAVLVEEFRTIHRQLRQGASRKAAEAIRELLEVRCHLQTGRNS
- the rnhB gene encoding RNase HII, with amino-acid sequence MTMWIAGVDEAGRGPLAGPVYAAAVILDPAHPIAGLADSKKLSPARREILAVTIRERALAYAVARAEVEEIDRLNILHASLLAMVRAVVDLSIAPQLVLVDGNRCPTGLPCPARAIVKGDATEPAISAASILAKVARDAVMLDLDAAWPGYDFARHKGYPTADHLAVLARLGPCPEHRRSFAPVREVLRCAATFQE
- a CDS encoding conserved hypothetical protein (Evidence 4 : Unknown function but conserved in other organisms); this translates as MPKLSTIDHRRDSAGLTYVYPVVSRRSRGLSIGINLNPNNACNWRCIYCQVPDLTRGAAPDINLTQLADELRRLLEEIDSGDFYERFSLPEGQRIIRDLAISGNGEPTTCREFDAVIDVIDQVCTRFDALRSVKRVLISNGSLMARPDIQRGLVHWSKLAGEVWFKIDSATEEGIRRINNINLSSAAVLRHLEICAHLCPTWIQTCFFAFDGQPPTATEQRAYLHLLAEVQQRKIPIGGVLLYGLARPAMQAESPRLSAVSGAWLENIGQKINGLGLQVQVNE